The Cloacibacterium sp. TD35 region AATTTTTACACCTTTCAGTTTCAATGTTTCAAGCGCTGTAAACATCAAGTGCATTGCGCCTAAAGCATGATGAAATCTGGTATGAGTCGCTCCCGGAAAAACCAAACTCAACAATCCTGTCTGAGAAATTCTGCGCAATCTCTGAAAATAACGATGCTCTAACACATCATACAAAATTTCGTAAGGAATTTTTATAAAACCATGAACTGGGTCATTGATAATTTTGAGTTTATTGGTGCTCATTTGAATAGATAAATGATAATTGATAAATGATTTTTCAAATTTACGGAAATTTAGTTTAACAGATTTTTAACCATTTTCAAATTATTTTATACAATATTTAAGACAGTTTTGGCGTATTTTTGGGAGAGATAATTTTAAAGCTAGAAGTTACAACCTCTATCTTTACCTTAACCTAAAAAATAATTTATGTCAAAAATAATATGGATTGATGATGAAGTAGATTTACTCAAACCTCATATCGTTTTTCTAGAAAACAAAGGCTATACCGTAACTCCTGTAAATAACGTGAACGAAGCACTAGAATTGATAGAAAACGAAAAATTTCAATTGGCGCTTTTAGACGAAAACATGCCCGGAATTTCTGGTCTGGAAGCCATTCCTATGCTCAAAAATATAGATTCTTCTATAAAAATAGTGATGGTGACCAAAAACGAAGAAGAACACATCATGGAACAAGCCATCGGTTCTCAGATTTCTGATTATATTCTAAAACCGGTAAATCCTAATCAGGTTTTGCTTTCGCTGAAGAAAAATCTTCAAGAAGACGATTTGGTAGAACAAAAAACCAAATTAGAGTACCAGCAAGGTTTTCGTAATCTTTCGATGGAACTCAGCTATGTAAACACTTATCAAGAATGGGCAGAATATTATAAGAAAATATTGAATTGGGAAATCAAATTCGATAAAGTTTTTGACAATGAGTTTGCAGATTTATTACAATCTCAAAAAGAAGAAGCCAACATTCAGTTTTCTAAATTTATAGAAAAAAATTACGAAGAATGGCTTCACAGCAACGAAAAACCGATTATGTCTCACACCGCTTTTAAGGAAAAAGTAAAACCCATTTTAGAAAAAGACAAAATTTTACTTCTGATGGTTGATAATTTGAGATATGACCAATGGAAAGTGATAGAACCGCTTTTCGCAAGGTTTTACAACAAGGTTTCAGAAGACGAATATTTCAGCATTTTACCTACTGCAACTCAATACGCCAGAAATTCATTTTTCGCAGGTTTAATGCCTTCGGAAATTGAAAAGCGTTTTCCAGACAAATGGTTTAATGATAATGAAGAAGGCAATAAAAATGAGCACGAACGCGAATTTTTAGAAGACCAAATGAAAAGAATTGGACTACAAAACAAGTCCATGAAATATTTGAAAGTTCTGAATGCAGATTTTGAACGCAAGATTTTAGATGATTTTAACCAACATAAAAACAATGATTTATTGGTGATTGTCTATAATTTTATCGATATTCTTTCGCATGCTAAAACAGACAATCATATTGTAGACCAATTAATTAGAGATGATAAAACCTTCAGAAGTCTCACTGTAAATTGGTTTGAAAATTCTTCTATCTTAAAAATTATTAAACTCGCAGCGGAACAAGGTTTCAAACTCGTAATTACCACAGACCACGGAATGGTTTATGTAAAAAAACCTTCTCAGGTAGTTGGCGATAGAGAAACCAGCACCAATATCCGTTATAAAACAGGAAAATCTCTCACTTATGACGAAAAAGATGTTTGGGCAATTACTAATCCAGAGAAATTATTTTTACCCAAAGGAAATCTCAGCAGTAAATATATTTTCGCGAAAAACAACATCTTTTTAGCGTACCCAAAAAATTACAACCACTTTGTCAATTACTACAAAGACACCTATCAACATGGCGGAATTTCACTAGAAGAAATCATTATACCTATCAGTATTTTAGAACCTAAGTAGTTTTTCATAGTTTATTTATACTTAGGCATGGAGCGGAAAAAATCAATTGATTTTTTCCGCTTTTTATTTATATTTGCCCTCGAAAAAAACTAATCATGAGAACAATTTTATTTACTTTATTTATTTTATTACCGCTATCTATTTTTGGTCAATCATTCAAGCCTGGAAAAATCACCTACACCAATGGTAAAACAATTTCTGGACTAATAGAATATAACACTCCTCTTTACACTCCTCAATCTTTTAATTTTAAGGAATCAAAAGATGGAAAACTGATTAAAATTTATACAAATGATATAGATAGCATAGTTATTCCAGAATATGCAAAATTTATAAAAAAGGAAATTCAAATTTCTTATCATTCTAATAATTTAGACCAATTAGATACTTTTAAAAAATTCAACCTTATTACGGAAATTAAATTCATAGAAGTATTAACGGAAGGAAAGTACACTCTTTATAAATATGAAGATGATAAAACAGAAATGTTTTATTATTCAGAAGGAGATCAACCAATTAAGCCCCTTCTCTACAAGAAATATTACACAGACGAAATAAATAACTTAGCGGCCGAAGAGAAACTTTATCTTAATGAATTACAAAAAATAAACTGTGCAAATGTTAACTTAAATTTCGTTAAATACACCGTTTCTTCCCTTGAAAACTTCTTTAAAAAGACTAATAATTGTGAAGGGAAAAATAACAACTTTGTGAATGTATTAAAATCTAAAAACAAAAGTTTTCAAAAAAATAAAATCACGGCTTCATATTCATTTTTGAGTGATGAAAACAATGCGAAAGCCTATGAAATAGGATATGAATGGGAAAAATTCTTACCTTTCTACAACTACACTTTCACATTAGGGTTTTCTCCATATTATAGACACTATCAAAATTCAAAAGAGGACACAAACAAAACTAATTACTCTTTAGAATTTCCATTTTTAGTAAAAGTGTATCCATTAAAATCAAAATTTGTTCAGTTTTATGTAGGATATAGTATTTTCAATTTTAGATATTCTCAATTTTCTTACTTAAATTATAACAACAAAGAAACTAAAGACACTAGTTTTACCAGTTTTCAAAACACTTTCTTTGAATCAGGAATAACATTCAACAATTTTGAAGTTTATTCTAAATATTATTTTAATGTAGTATCTCAATATGATTCCAAAAGTTTTTCATTAGGTCTTAAATATAATTTCAAAACCAATAAGAAAAATTAATAAACTAAAATCTCTCAAAATCGAGAGATTTTTCTTTTTTATTAAAAACAACAATCCTTAATTCAAATAATTTTCTACACATTCCGTATTTTTGAAAAAATTTTCAAAAAACATGTATCAAACATTCCACATAGAAAAAATTGAAGACTGGCAACAAGTTGTAGACCAAATCCTACCCCAGTTGAAACACAATATTCTTTTGCTCAAAGGAAACTTAGGTGCGGGCAAAACCACATTTTCTCAATTCTTGATGAAAAATTTAGGAAGCACAGACGAAGTTTCTTCGCCCACTTATGCTATTGTAAACGAATATCATTCACCAAAAGGAAAAGTTTTTCATTTTGACCTTTATCGACTCAAAAAAATAGAAGAAGCCTATGATTTCGGCATTGAAGAATATCTAGACAATGCTTTTCTCTGCATTATAGAATGGCCAGAAATCTACGAAGAAGAATTGGCAGATTTACCTCACCACGAAATGATAATTACCAATCACGGAGATTATAGAGAAATTGTTTTCAACTAAAATTTTCCTTAGAAAGAATCCATGATTTCTAAGGTTTTACCTATCCCATTTTTCGCTATCTTTGTAGATTAAAATTTAAAACAATGAGTTCTACCATATTTACACCTTTTACAGAAGAACAACTCATTCCTAAAGAGGAAAAATTAGAAGTTCTCAAAAAAGGGAAAAAATTTAGCATTGGTATCCCAAAAGAAACCTGTTTACACGAAAAGAGACTGTGTGTTACTCCAGATGCAGTACAAGTTTTGGTAGAACATGGTCATGATATAATTTTAGAAACTGGCGCTGGTGAAGGTTCTTTTTTCACCGATTTACAATTTTCTGAAGCTGGAGCTCAGATTACAACCAGCAAAGCTGAAGTGTACGGACAAGATTTAGTTCTTAAAATCAATCCGCCAACGGAAGAAGAAATGGAATTTTTAAAACCAAATGCTTATTTGGTTTCTGCACTTCAAATCAACTTAAGAGACAAAGATTATTTTAAAAAATTAGCAGAAAAAAAGGTAAACGCCATCGCTTTTGAATTCATTATGGATGAATATCGCCAGTTGTCACTTATCAGATTGATTGGTGAAATAGCAGGTGGAATTTCTATTTTGTACGCTTCAGAATTATTGGCGAAATCAAATGGTTTAATGCTCGGTGGAATTACTGGAGTTCGCCCTACAGAAGTAGTAGTATTAGGAGCTGGAATTGTAGGAGAATTCGCTACCAAAGCTGCCATAGGTCTAGGAGCAAGTGTAAGAGTTTTTGATAATTCTTTATCTAAATTAAGAAGATTACATACGCTTATAGACAGTAGAGTTCCTACTTCAATCATAGACCCAAAAGAATTAAAAAAAGCACTAAGAAGAGCTGATGTAGTGATTGGCGCATTACCTAGACTCAATATGCCTTATGTAGTAACAGAAGACATGGTAAAAGCCATGAAAAAAGGCTCTGTAATTATAGACCTTACAATAGATTACGGTGGCTGTATAGAAACTTCAGAAGTAACCACTCACGAAAACCCAGTGATTAAGAAACACGATATTCTTCACTGTGGATTACCTAATTTATCATCTAGAATGCCTAGAACCACTACGAAAGCTATTTCTAATTTCTTCCTTAGTTACCTCCTGAATTATGACGAAGAAGGTGGTTTCGAGAATATGCTTTTGAAAAGAAACGAAATGAAACAATCACTCTACATGTATAAAGGCAGACATACCAAAAAGGTGATTTGCGACAAATTCGACCTTACTTATCATGACATCAACCTTTTAATTTTTTAAATTTTCAACTTACTTTTTACATCATATTAAATGAGAAAACTGAAATTCTTTTTCATCGGGTTAATTCCAGGATTACTAATTGTATTCTTTATTTTGAACAAAAAAGGGGTAAGTTGTAGCGGCTATCTTCCCAATTCTAGAGTAATTGTCGAAACTTTATCGAAAGATTTCACCTATTCTGAAGCTTTTCAAGCAGAAATGAAAACCTTGAAAATCGACGAAAAATTTCTAAAAGACAGCATTATTACCAAAGGAGAAATTAACTTTGATAAAAGTGATGCACAGAAAAAACCTTGCCCGAGTTATTTACTTACCGCTCCAGAAGAAAATCCTAAGTATGAAATTACTTTTGTAAAATGTAAAGAAAATGCCCATTTCATTAGTCTTAAAAAACTAAAATAACAAAATATGCAAAAGAAAAAATACACAGACTTGAGTGTTCCCCAATTAAAAAAACTACAAAAAGTTTTCTTCGGAATCTTTTTAGGATTAATTATTCTTTGGATTATTGTACTCAGCATGATGTATTACAGCGGAAAATCTTTTGCTACCTTTATAGCTGTAGCAGTGGCTACATTAATTCCCAATTTTATTAATATTCTGAATATTTCTAATCAAATCAAACAAAAGGAAAAAGAACTCTAAAAATTAATTTCAAAATGAAGATTGCTATTATTGGTGTAGGTTTAATTGGTGGTTCTATCGCCCTAAAACTCCGGGAAAAAAATTTCGGAGCAGAATTTATAGGAATTGACAAATCAGAAATTCACCTTCAAGAAGCCCAAGAATTAGGAATTATAGACCGTTTCGAAGATTTTGAAAACGGTATTAAAAACGCAGACCTCATCATTACCGCTATTCCTGTAGATGCTACTGTTAAAATTTTACCACAAGTTCTAGATTTAATTACCGATAAACAAACGGTGATGGATACTGGTTCTACCAAATCTGGAATTGTAGAAGCCATCAAAAATCATCCGAACCGAAAAAGATTTGTAGCATTTCACCCAATGTGGGGAACCGAAAATTCTGGACCTAGAGCCGCTCAGAAAGAAAGTTTCGCGGGAAGAGCAGCCGTAATTTGCGACCGTGAAGATTCTGACCAAGATGCATTAGCATTGGTAGAAAATATTGCCAAAAATCTAGAGATGCACCTGATTTACATGAATGCAGACGCGCATGACATTCACACCGCATATATTTCTCACATTTCACACATCACTTCTTACGCTTTGGCAAACACGGTTTTAGAAAAAGAACGCGAAGAAGATACCATTTTCCAATTGGCGAGTTCTGGTTTTTCAAGTACGGTTCGTTTGGCGAAATCTCATCCAGAAATGTGGGTTCCTAT contains the following coding sequences:
- the tsaE gene encoding tRNA (adenosine(37)-N6)-threonylcarbamoyltransferase complex ATPase subunit type 1 TsaE; the protein is MYQTFHIEKIEDWQQVVDQILPQLKHNILLLKGNLGAGKTTFSQFLMKNLGSTDEVSSPTYAIVNEYHSPKGKVFHFDLYRLKKIEEAYDFGIEEYLDNAFLCIIEWPEIYEEELADLPHHEMIITNHGDYREIVFN
- the porX gene encoding T9SS response regulator signal transducer PorX, producing MSKIIWIDDEVDLLKPHIVFLENKGYTVTPVNNVNEALELIENEKFQLALLDENMPGISGLEAIPMLKNIDSSIKIVMVTKNEEEHIMEQAIGSQISDYILKPVNPNQVLLSLKKNLQEDDLVEQKTKLEYQQGFRNLSMELSYVNTYQEWAEYYKKILNWEIKFDKVFDNEFADLLQSQKEEANIQFSKFIEKNYEEWLHSNEKPIMSHTAFKEKVKPILEKDKILLLMVDNLRYDQWKVIEPLFARFYNKVSEDEYFSILPTATQYARNSFFAGLMPSEIEKRFPDKWFNDNEEGNKNEHEREFLEDQMKRIGLQNKSMKYLKVLNADFERKILDDFNQHKNNDLLVIVYNFIDILSHAKTDNHIVDQLIRDDKTFRSLTVNWFENSSILKIIKLAAEQGFKLVITTDHGMVYVKKPSQVVGDRETSTNIRYKTGKSLTYDEKDVWAITNPEKLFLPKGNLSSKYIFAKNNIFLAYPKNYNHFVNYYKDTYQHGGISLEEIIIPISILEPK
- a CDS encoding alanine dehydrogenase, whose amino-acid sequence is MSSTIFTPFTEEQLIPKEEKLEVLKKGKKFSIGIPKETCLHEKRLCVTPDAVQVLVEHGHDIILETGAGEGSFFTDLQFSEAGAQITTSKAEVYGQDLVLKINPPTEEEMEFLKPNAYLVSALQINLRDKDYFKKLAEKKVNAIAFEFIMDEYRQLSLIRLIGEIAGGISILYASELLAKSNGLMLGGITGVRPTEVVVLGAGIVGEFATKAAIGLGASVRVFDNSLSKLRRLHTLIDSRVPTSIIDPKELKKALRRADVVIGALPRLNMPYVVTEDMVKAMKKGSVIIDLTIDYGGCIETSEVTTHENPVIKKHDILHCGLPNLSSRMPRTTTKAISNFFLSYLLNYDEEGGFENMLLKRNEMKQSLYMYKGRHTKKVICDKFDLTYHDINLLIF
- a CDS encoding prephenate dehydrogenase; its protein translation is MKIAIIGVGLIGGSIALKLREKNFGAEFIGIDKSEIHLQEAQELGIIDRFEDFENGIKNADLIITAIPVDATVKILPQVLDLITDKQTVMDTGSTKSGIVEAIKNHPNRKRFVAFHPMWGTENSGPRAAQKESFAGRAAVICDREDSDQDALALVENIAKNLEMHLIYMNADAHDIHTAYISHISHITSYALANTVLEKEREEDTIFQLASSGFSSTVRLAKSHPEMWVPIFKQNKENVLDVLNEHITQLRKFKSALEKENFELLEELIKNANKIRGILK